From Alloacidobacterium dinghuense:
TTTCTTTGTTTTTACAAAATCGCAGAAAGCATTTATGTGCGTCGTGGCGATAATGCAAAACAGGCAAAAACTCGGGGAGAACAACCGCGAAAATACTCTGAGGACGTGCCTCTCTCAAGAGAAGCAATTAAAGGCCTTCTCGGGTTACTTTACCCGTGGCGGACAGATTGGGACGACGATCTTACAATGGATCAAATTCTTCCAGCTGAAGCGCGTGGAAAAAGATTCAAAGCGATCAGAGGGCAATACCTCGAACCACTTCGAGATCGAGTCGCACATGCCCTCATGCGGTCCGGTAAGATCGAGACTGTTGCTGATAGGTTGGAAGATGTCAATGCTGTAACGAAATGGCTTCCGCTTCTCCGAATATGGGTACGTCTATTACTCAAAATTGAATTCCCAGGTGAATTCGGGACTTCCTCTTGACTGATCCTGACAGCGCTAGCATAGGTGCGTACGTTAAGAGAGTTAACGCCGTCGAAGACGTGCACAAAATTAAAGGGGTAGAAGCACCGGCCTTCAGGCCGGTGAACAAGAACCGGCTCGAAGAGCCGTACCTCGCTGCCGCAGGCTGGAGCGCAGTCCGAAAGGACGAAGCGACCAAATAAGGCGATACTCGTCACAGAGAAGAACGCCATGGACACCTTCGCACATCAACGCCGATCCATCCTCCTCCGCCTGGGAAGCCTCGGCATCAGCCAGGTCTTACCGCAAGGCATCGCCGTCGCCCAGGCCACCGCGCTACAAGCTTCTGTACTCAACGCCACCGAAGGCGAACATCTCATCCACTTCCGTGACCACGGCAACATCTTCATCAAATTCGGCGCGGCCAACGGTTCCAGCGAACTCGCCATGGGAACCCAGCAGGTGATGACCGGCACCGGAATTCCCACCCACCGGCACTTCAAGATGGACGAAGACTTCTACGTTCTCGAAGGCAGTGGAACGGTCCTCCTCAACGATGTGCGTAATCCGTTCGAAAAAGGCTCAACGATATACATTCCCAGAAACACCTGGCATGGATTCGAGAATCCCGATCACGAACTTCTCCTGCTCTGGGTCGTGTCGCCCGCAGGCCTGGACGGCTTTTTCCGTGACACCTGCAGCCCGCCTGGCATGCCCGCAAAACAACTCACCAGGGAACAGATCAAGGACCTTGCCCTTAGAAAATACGACACGGAATTCCGCTGATCAGCTTGGCATTGAGTTTGGAAAGCGTAGCGACTAAATCCCGTCGATCGGCTCAATCAAAGAACATTATCTGCCCCTTACCCGGCCACCGCGTGTCAAGCCCTCCAACCGCAAAATAATA
This genomic window contains:
- a CDS encoding cupin domain-containing protein, with protein sequence MDTFAHQRRSILLRLGSLGISQVLPQGIAVAQATALQASVLNATEGEHLIHFRDHGNIFIKFGAANGSSELAMGTQQVMTGTGIPTHRHFKMDEDFYVLEGSGTVLLNDVRNPFEKGSTIYIPRNTWHGFENPDHELLLLWVVSPAGLDGFFRDTCSPPGMPAKQLTREQIKDLALRKYDTEFR